A single window of Salvia splendens isolate huo1 chromosome 8, SspV2, whole genome shotgun sequence DNA harbors:
- the LOC121744359 gene encoding putative B3 domain-containing protein Os03g0619850 isoform X2, with product MTTLPVNEYPTHLKPSFSKIICHSDGYFRLRFPQPWFDMYGADIPAVCNLQMPNGITSTVGITKIGQEAYLEDNWRNFCHSHTVEIGDTLFFSHHGGPHLKILRFKWNGCMPDSDIIGHAPGLTGIRRNYPSGGESDDSEPAEGLSGNRGSYPSDTESEYGDPDAFTCVLIASNFERGLILPTIWWKTHIEDKDSIEEFTFWVDDYPWTMFVTIEAENVWISSGWETFARANELSVGTVCRFDLLPWPAKTFHVTFSR from the exons ATGACTACACTTCCCGTGAACGAGTATCCAAC GCATTTGAAACCCTCATTTTCGAAGATAATTTGCCATAGTGATGGCTACTTTCGTTTG AGGTTTCCCCAACCGTGGTTTGATATGTACGGAGCTGATATTCCTGCTGTGTGTAATCTACAAATGCCAAATGGCATAACATCGACAGTTGGGATAACAAAAATCGGCCAAGAAGCTTACCTCGAAGACAATTGGCGTAATTTCTGTCACAGCCACACTGTCGAGATAGGGGACACCTTATTCTTCAGCCATCACGGGGGCCCTCATCTCAAAATTCTTAGGTTTAAGTGGAACGGATGCATGCCGGATAGCGACATAATTG GGCATGCACCAGGGTTGACTGGAATCAGACGTAATTACCCGTCGGGCGGTGAGAGCGATGACAGTGAACCTGCAGAGGGGTTGAGTGGAAACCGGGGTTCCTATCCGTCAGATACGGAGAGCGAATACGGTGATCCAGATGCATTCACATGTGTGTTGATAGCATCTAACTTCGAGCGTGGTTTG ATATTACCCACCATATGGTGGAAGACACACATTGAGGACAAGGATAGTATTGAAGAATTCACATTTTGGGTTGATGATTATCCTTGGACAATGTTTGTGACAATCGAAGCTGAAAATGTTTGGATTAGTAGTGGCTGGGAGACATTTGCCCGTGCAAATGAGCTTTCTGTTGGGACTGTGTGTAGGTTCGATCTGCTTCCCTGGCCGGCAAAAACTTTCCACGTCACTTTCTCGAGGTAG
- the LOC121744357 gene encoding uncharacterized protein LOC121744357, translating to MICVKIRIDSNQHFIEISWRHCFLGTGTSYVCTAVDSDQSVFYMFNAALNSTRHIELFVEYSYVGNAFIPPIVDHGVGSSTRFEPLSMDCGMNEQTDVADAADVGLNTQENVEEHDDVHVVRRDLDDPELSSSSSDEILSDDSGADSSDEEVVYKPVVQGEQPLPEYVHTGLKYFRRLPSGPSEVPEVGNERSTMYWDEEHPYRINAGTKFDSKLHVKTAITMWSLRQHRQFRVVESKVRRWHAVCKYPAGRTEDGTAIISETDADKANECRWKVSVTHMAHDDMWEIRKWCGRHSCEGHRNDRGHANFSSPMIALCIRHQLLKNAEFSAAAVRNFVHDKFHVVISYKKAWYARRRALEIVFGGWEESFRDLPGYMLELQYRNPGTIVEWRHNELLSQGRTKVFYYVFWALGPAIHAFQECQPVLTIDGTHLRGRFKGKLLVACGVDANKRCLPVAYAVVDEETGDSWEWFLDHVRIHVVKYEREVCIISDRHKGILKAMRSDEWKKPPICHHKFCLIHVRKNILTKLKGKGGKAKGMIWALGVTTQVRKYVRRRRALREESLVAIHELNKAKQENWSLCYDDELRWGMPSTNMSESYNNVLRGIRELPIRALVDLTFWRTVEWWAERKT from the coding sequence atgatatgtgttaagataagaatagattcaaaccaacacttcatCGAAATATCTTGGAGGCATTGTTTCTTGGGTACCGGTACGAGTTATGTATGTACTGCGGTTGACAGTGATCAAAGTGTGTTTTATATGTTCAATGCggctctaaattctactcgacatattgaattatttgttgagtattcgtaTGTTGGAAATGCCTTCATCCCACCAATTGTTGATCATGGTGTTGGATCATCTACGAGGTTTGAACCTTTGAGCATGGATTGCGGTATGAATGAGCAAACAGATGTTGCAGATGCTGCTGATGTTGGATTGAATACTCAAGAGAATGTAGAAGAGCATGATGATGTTCATGTTGTACGAAGAGACCTTGATGATCCAGAATTGTCGTCATCCTCGTCTGATGAGattttaagtgatgattctggtgctgactctagtgatgaggaggtagtgtataaacccgtcgtgcaaggtgaacaaccacttccagaaTACGTTCACACCGGGTTGAAATATTTTCGCAGACTGCCTAGTGGTCCTTCTGAGGTACCTGAAGTTGGTAATGAACGCAGTACCATGTACTGGGATGAAGAACACCCATATCGGATTAATgcgggaacaaaatttgatagcaaactgcatgtgaagactgctattactatgtggagtttgaggcaacaccggcaatttagggtggttgagagcaaagtaagaaggtggcatgccgtGTGCAAATATCCGGCAGGGAGGACAGAAGATGGGACAGCTATTATCAGCGAGACCGACGCTGATAAAGCGAATGAATGTCGGTGGAAAGTTTCTGTTACACACATGGCCCATGATGATATGTGGGAGATTAGGAAGTGGTGTGGACGACATAGTTGTGAAGGCCATCGTAACGATAGAggacatgctaacttttcatcaccAATGATTGCTTTGTGTATTCGACATCAGTTGCTTAAAAATGCCGAGTTCAGTGCCGCAGCCGTAAGAAATTTTGTTCATGACAAATTTCATGTGgtaatcagttataagaaggcatggtatgcacggagaaGGGCTTTAGAGATTGTATTTGGTGGATGGGAGGAGTCATTTAGGGATTTGCCAGGCTACATGCTTGAACTGCAGTATAGGAATCCAGGCACAATCGTTGAGTGGAGGCACAACGAGTTGTTGAGCCAGGGCCGTACTAAAGTCTTCTATTATGTGTTCTGGGCACTTGGGCCTGCTATACATGCTTTCCAGGAGTGCCAACCCGTTTTAACAATAGACGGGACTCACCttcgaggaagatttaaaggtaagcttcttgttgcttgtggtgttgatgctaacaagaGATGTCTGCCTGTTGCATATGCTGTTGTCGATGAAGAAACTGGCGACAGCTGGgagtggtttttggatcatgtcagaaTCCATGTGGTGAAGTACGAAAGGGAGGTGTGCATCATTTCGGATAGGCATAAAGGAATCCTAAAGGCTATGCGTTCTGATGAATGGAAAAAGCCGCCGATATgtcaccacaaattttgtttgatccATGTGAGGAAAAATATCTTGACTAAACTTAAGGGTAAGGGAGGTAAAGCGAAAGGCATGATATGGGCATTGGGTGTCACAACTCAAGTACGCAAGTACGTGCGACGGCGACGTGCACTACGGGAGGAAAGTCTTGTTGCGATACACGAGCTCAACAAAGCCAAACAAGAGAACTGGTCTCTTTGTTACGATGATGAACTGAGATGGGGGATGCCCTCAACAAACATGTCAGAGAGCTACAACAACGTGTTGAGAGGTATAAGAGAGCTACCTATTAGAGCTTTGGTTGATCTGACATTTTGGAGAACAGTGGAATGGTGGGCAGAGAGAAAGACATAA
- the LOC121745272 gene encoding uncharacterized protein LOC121745272: protein MANSPAPALSMENLRTQFSLEDPGSQQMINDHLGRNRKRKGDRKGDRTRRSWTDREEETLVIALKDIVAHGWKSDNGFRGGYLTKLEDAMRSRFPKTDIKGSPHITSKLTAWKRMYGSLALILNRSGVGFNNKGDYKIDCNDDQWDQIVKADKDARFMRNKCWPYWEHWQVIFGKERASGTVAADYMDSVNDLHSLEQVQESIGAIGEQVIPDEQPSMDDQPTMDDQPSMDPLGGTPTPAGAANSTSHGGRANATSGSVGNKKKLSELGTDGLVHMLEKLHEDTNKRLDTLSLRIGYEFDLSKARKDVFQLLGRLPGLTRKQKFDVGEILLEKVERLDFFLGMQDEDRSAYVLRALVKFM, encoded by the exons TGATCAATGATCACTTGGGACGAAACCGCAAGAGGAAAGGAGACCGGAAAGGAGACCGCACGAGAAGAAGCTGGACTGATCGAGAGGAGGAGACACTGGTTATAGCACTGAAGGACATCGTTGCCCATGGTTGGAAGTCCGACAATGGGTTTCGAGGTGGATATCTTACGAAGCTTGAAGATGCAATGCGAAGTCGGTTTCCAAAGACTGATATTAAGGGCTCTCCGCACATCACCTCAAAACTTACAGCTTGGAAAAGGATGTATGGGTCGTTGGCTCTTATTCTGAATAGAAGTGGGGTAGGGTTTAACAATAAGGGCGACTACAAAATCGATTGTAATGACGATCAATGGGATCAAATTGTGAAG GCTGATAAAGATGCTCGTTTTATGAGGAACAAGTGTTGGCCCTATTGGGAGCACTGGCAAGTAATATTCGGGAAGGAACGTGCTAGTGGCACAGTTGCAGCGGATTACATGGACTCTGTTAATGATCTTCACTCTCTCGAACAAGTGCAAGAGTCAATTGGTGCCATTGGAGAGCAAGTGATCCCTGATGAACAGCCAAGCATGGATGATCAACCAACCATGGATGATCAGCCAAGCATGGACCCGTTGGGTGGAACGCCTACTCCGGCGGGTGCGGCTAACAGCACCAGCCACGGCGGTCGGGCCAACGCCACTTCTGGCAGCGTTGGAAATAAGAAGAAGTTGTCTGAGCTTGGCACTGATGGCCTTGTCCACATGCTAGAGAAGCTGCACGAGGATACTAACAAGAGGCTCGACACTTTATCCCTTCGCATTGGGTATGAATTCGATCTCAGTAAAGCTCGAAAGGACGTATTCCAGCTGTTAGGCAGACTTCCTGGTCTCACTCGTAAGCAGAAGTTTGATGTGGGAGAAATCCTACTTGAAAAGGTAGAGCGTTTGGATTTTTTCCTTGGAATGCAGGATGAGGATCGCAGTGCATACGTGCTTCGAGCCCTTGTGAAGTTTATGTAG
- the LOC121744359 gene encoding uncharacterized protein LOC121744359 isoform X1, whose protein sequence is MTTLPVNEYPTHLKPSFSKIICHSDGYFRLRFPQPWFDMYGADIPAVCNLQMPNGITSTVGITKIGQEAYLEDNWRNFCHSHTVEIGDTLFFSHHGGPHLKILRFKWNGCMPDSDIIGTGHAPGLTGIRRNYPSGGESDDSEPAEGLSGNRGSYPSDTESEYGDPDAFTCVLIASNFERGLILPTIWWKTHIEDKDSIEEFTFWVDDYPWTMFVTIEAENVWISSGWETFARANELSVGTVCRFDLLPWPAKTFHVTFSR, encoded by the exons ATGACTACACTTCCCGTGAACGAGTATCCAAC GCATTTGAAACCCTCATTTTCGAAGATAATTTGCCATAGTGATGGCTACTTTCGTTTG AGGTTTCCCCAACCGTGGTTTGATATGTACGGAGCTGATATTCCTGCTGTGTGTAATCTACAAATGCCAAATGGCATAACATCGACAGTTGGGATAACAAAAATCGGCCAAGAAGCTTACCTCGAAGACAATTGGCGTAATTTCTGTCACAGCCACACTGTCGAGATAGGGGACACCTTATTCTTCAGCCATCACGGGGGCCCTCATCTCAAAATTCTTAGGTTTAAGTGGAACGGATGCATGCCGGATAGCGACATAATTGGTACTG GGCATGCACCAGGGTTGACTGGAATCAGACGTAATTACCCGTCGGGCGGTGAGAGCGATGACAGTGAACCTGCAGAGGGGTTGAGTGGAAACCGGGGTTCCTATCCGTCAGATACGGAGAGCGAATACGGTGATCCAGATGCATTCACATGTGTGTTGATAGCATCTAACTTCGAGCGTGGTTTG ATATTACCCACCATATGGTGGAAGACACACATTGAGGACAAGGATAGTATTGAAGAATTCACATTTTGGGTTGATGATTATCCTTGGACAATGTTTGTGACAATCGAAGCTGAAAATGTTTGGATTAGTAGTGGCTGGGAGACATTTGCCCGTGCAAATGAGCTTTCTGTTGGGACTGTGTGTAGGTTCGATCTGCTTCCCTGGCCGGCAAAAACTTTCCACGTCACTTTCTCGAGGTAG
- the LOC121744359 gene encoding putative B3 domain-containing protein Os03g0619850 isoform X3 produces MTTLPVNEYPTHLKPSFSKIICHSDGYFRLRFPQPWFDMYGADIPAVCNLQMPNGITSTVGITKIGQEAYLEDNWRNFCHSHTVEIGDTLFFSHHGGPHLKILRFKWNGCMPDSDIIGTGHAPGLTGIRRNYPSGGESDDSEPAEGLSGNRGSYPSDTESEYGDPDAFTYITHHMVEDTH; encoded by the exons ATGACTACACTTCCCGTGAACGAGTATCCAAC GCATTTGAAACCCTCATTTTCGAAGATAATTTGCCATAGTGATGGCTACTTTCGTTTG AGGTTTCCCCAACCGTGGTTTGATATGTACGGAGCTGATATTCCTGCTGTGTGTAATCTACAAATGCCAAATGGCATAACATCGACAGTTGGGATAACAAAAATCGGCCAAGAAGCTTACCTCGAAGACAATTGGCGTAATTTCTGTCACAGCCACACTGTCGAGATAGGGGACACCTTATTCTTCAGCCATCACGGGGGCCCTCATCTCAAAATTCTTAGGTTTAAGTGGAACGGATGCATGCCGGATAGCGACATAATTGGTACTG GGCATGCACCAGGGTTGACTGGAATCAGACGTAATTACCCGTCGGGCGGTGAGAGCGATGACAGTGAACCTGCAGAGGGGTTGAGTGGAAACCGGGGTTCCTATCCGTCAGATACGGAGAGCGAATACGGTGATCCAGATGCATTCACAT ATATTACCCACCATATGGTGGAAGACACACATTGA